In Micromonospora ferruginea, the sequence CCGGCGGGCCCGGGTACGGCGGAGTCTGCGCGGGTGGTGACACCGGCCGGGCGGCCGGCGGTGCGGTCGGCCAGGGGGCGGTGTAGGTCATCGTCGGCGGCAGCGCCGGCAGCTCGACCGAGTGCAGGTCCCAGCCGGTGGTGTCGACGCCCGCCCACGGGTCGACCGGGGTGGCGTGCTCGGGCGAGCCGACCGGCGGCACCGGCGTGGGCTCGGCCGACTCGCCCCAGGAACGCCGGCGTGACGGCGGCGGCGGGACCGCCGCGGATCCGCTCCAGCGCGGCGAGTTGTCGACCCGGGTGGGGTGCGGCGGGTTCGGCCCGCGCTCGACAGCCGTCCGGTTCGGCTCGCTCTCGACGGTCGTCCGGTCCGGTCCGTGCTCGACCTTCGTCCGGTTCGACGCGTCCTCGACCCGGGTGGGGTCCGGTGTGCGCTCGATCCGGGTCGGTGTCGGTGTCGTGCGGCCGGGCACGGAGGCGGAGCCCCGGGCACGACCGGCGGGCACGGGCGGGGTGTCGTCGGGATCGGCCCCGGCACGCCCCGGGGTCGGGGTCGGATCGAGGCCGGTCCGGGCGGCGGTCTCGGCCGGCGGGGTCGAACTGTCGGCGTCCGCCGCCGGCCGACCAGCGGCGGACGGCCCGTCGGTGGCCTCCGGGACATGCGTCCCGGCCCGCGTCCCGGCCTGGTCCGGTGGCGGTGTCCCGGTCTCGTCCGGGCTGGACGTCGTGGTCTGCGGCTGCGCATCCGGCGCGGCGGGCGTCTCGGGAACGGCGTCGTCGTCCGCTCTAGGCCGCGCGGCGCCGACGACGTCCGTCTCCGGCGGTGCGGTGGCCGCGTGGTCCGTCTCCGCCAGCGGGGTGGGAACGGCGTCCGTCTCCGGCGGTGCGGTGGCGGCGTCCGTCCCGGGCGCGGCGGTGGCGGCATCGTCGGGCGTGCCCGGCGCTGTGGTGGCGGCGCTGGGCGTACCCGGCGGTGTGGTGGCGGCGGTCGGGGCGTCGTCGACCTGCGCCGACCCCTCCGGGGCGGTCTCGGCCGACCGGCCGGAGCCCTCGGCGTCGACAGTCTTCGGCGCGGGCGACGGCGGCTCGGCGACGGCCCGCTCCTCGGCACCCTCGGCCGGCCGGCCCGCCCCCGGCTGCGGCTGCGACATCGCAGAATCTCCTCTCGCGCCCGTTGCGAGGTTAGTACCGCCCCGCCACCCCCGCCGAATCCCCGCCCGCCCCACCCCGGTCGGTGATCAAGGAGTTCGCGTCGGCGGGGAGCGTGGACCGGCGCGTCAACTCCTTGATCATCGGGGAGGTGGCGCGGGAAAGGTGCCGGTGGGGAGGGAGGGCCGGGGCACCGCGTACCCTTGGGCATCATGAGTGCGCCGTCCACCACCCCACGTCCTCCTGCCGCCAATTCGGTGTGGCCCCGGCTGGAGCCGTTGCTGCCCCAGGTGACCAAGCCCATCCAGTACGTGGGTGGCGAGCTGGGCGCGGTGGTCAAGGACTGGGACGCGGCGACCGTCCGGTGGGCGCTGATGTATCCGGACGCGTACGAGGTGGGCCTGCCCAACCAGGGCGTGCAGATCCTCTACGAGGTGCTCAACGAGCTGCCCGACGTGCTCGCCGAGCGCACGTACGCGGTCTGGCCGGACCTGGAGCGCCTGATGCGCGAGCACCGGGTGCCGCAGTTCACCGTCGACGCGCACCGCCCGGTGCGCGACTTCGACGTGTTCGGCGTCTCGTTCTCCACCGAGTTGGGCTACACCAACCTGCTCACCGCGATCGACCTGGCCGGCATCCCGCTGCTCGCCGCCGACCGCACCGACGCCGACCCGGTGATCGTGGCCGGCGGGCACGCCGCGTTCAACCCGGAGCCGATCGCCGACTTCGTCGACGCCGCGGTGCTCGGCGATGGCGAGGAGGCGGTGCTGGAGATCACCGCCATCGTCCGGGAGTGGAAGGCCGAGGGCGCGCCGGGCGGCCGGGACGAGCTGCTGCTGCGGCTCGCCCGCACCGAGAGCGTCTACGTGCCGCGCTTCTACGACGTCGACTACCTGCCCGACGGCCGGATCCAGCGGGTCGTGCCCAACCGCCCCGACGTGCCGTTCCGGGTGCACAAGCGCACGACCATGGACCTGGACGCCTGGCCGTACCCGAAGAAGCCGCTGGTCCCGCTCGCCGAGACGGTCCACGAGCGGTACGCGGTGGAGATCTTCCGGGGCTGCACCCGGGGTTGCCGGTTCTGCCAGGCCGGCATGATCACCCGTCCGGTGCGGGAGCGTTCGATCACCACGGTCGGGCAGATGGTGCAGCAGGGTCTGGAGTTCTCCGGTTTCCACGAGGTGGGCCTGCTGTCGCTGTCGTCGGCCGACCACTCCGAGATCGGTGACATGTGCTCCGGCCTGGCCGAGCAGTACGCCGGCACCAACGTGTCGCTGTCGCTGCCGTCGACCCGGGTGGACGCGTTCAACATCGACCTCGCCCAGGAGTTGTCCCGCAACGGGCGGCGGACCGGTCTGACGTTCGCCCCGGAGGGCGGCTCGGAGCGGATCCGCAAGGTGATCAACAAGATGGTGTCGAAGGAAGACCTCATCCGCACCGTGGTCACCGCCTACTCCAACGGCTGGCGGCAGGTGAAGCTCTACTTCATGTGCGGCCTGCCCACCGAGACCGACGACGACGTCCTCGAGATCGCCGACATGGCGCACGAGGTGATCCGGGCCGGCCGGGCGGCCACCGGGTCCAAGGACATCCGCTGCACGGTCTCCATCGGCGGGTTCGTGCCGAAGCCGCACACCCCGTTCCAGTGGGCCTCGATGGCCACCCCCGAGGTCATCGACAACCGGCTCAAGCTGCTCAAGCAGGCGATCAACAGCGACCGGTCGCTGGGCCGGGCGATCGGTTTCCGCTACCACGACGGCGAGCCGTCGCTGATCGAGGGCCTGCTGTCCCGGGGCGACCGCCGGGTCGGCGCGGTGATCCGCCGGGTCTGGGAGAACGGCGGCCGGTTCGACGGCTGGAGCGAGCACTTCTCCTACCGACGCTGGGTGGACGCCGCCGCCGAGACGCTGCCGGCGTTCGGGGTGGACCTCGACTGGTACACCACCCGTGAGCGCGAGGAGCTGGAGGTCCTGCCCTGGGACCACCTCGACTCCGGCCTGGACAAGGACTGGCTCTGGCAGGACTGGCAGGACTCGATGTCGGAGTACGAGCAGGACGACTGCCGCTGGACGCCCTGCTTCGACTGCGGCGTCTGCCCGTCCATGGACACCGAGATCCAGATCGGCCCCACCGGCCGCAAGCTGCTGCCGCTGACGCCGGTCGGCGGGTTGCGGCAGCCGGCCGCCGCCCAGGGCTGAGCGGCACGCCTGTCGACGGGGCGCGGGAACCGAGGGTTCCCGCGCCCCGTTCCGTTCTCCGGTGACCGCCCGGCCGCCCGGGGCGGGGGTGCCCCGACTGGTGCTTCCTCGATACGCTGCGTCCGTATTGGACCGGCCCCGGGGCCGGCAGCGGGGAGGACAGCATGGGCATCAAGCCGCCGGACACCGGCGATCTGCACGTCAGCGTCGAGGACCTGGACGCCGCCGCGGAATACGTCGAGCGCCTCAAGCAGTACGTCGACGACACCATCGGCTACGAGATGGAACGCATCAAGGAGCGGATGAAGGGCGACAGCGCAAACGCGCAGGCGGTGCCGAACGGCACCCCGTTCGGCGCGTACGAGGACGCCCGGATGCAGTGGGCGGCGTTGACCACGTCCACGGCCAACATGGAGGCCCACCTGAAGGACATCTCCAGGAAGCTGGCCGGCCTCAAGCAGGGCACCGAGGACATCGCGAAGGCGTTCCGCGACGCGGAGGCCCGCAACGCCGCCAACGGCAAGCAGATCGAGCGGCTGCTGGAGTCCGCGGCGCCGCCGCCGGAGGCCGGGCAGCAGCCCACCTACCCGTACACGGCCTGAGGGGGAGACGGTCATGGCTGGAGGCACCTGGGAGCGCGCCGTGCGCGAGGTGACGCTGTCGGCGGACCCGGAGACCGTGGGGTCGGTGGGCTCGGGTTGGAGCAACCTCTCCACCGCGCTGGGCTACCTGCGCGACTCGCTGGTCGGGCGCTCGTTCGTCGGCCCGATCGCGCCCGGCCAGGAGCGCCCGCACAGCGGCGGCCTGCCCGGCCTGCTGGCCGGGTGGAAGGGCAGCGGCGGGGACGCCTACCGCGAGCACCTGGGCGGCATCGGCAAGGACATCGAGGAGCTGATCACGCACGCCAGCGGGGTCAGCGGGGCGCTGTCGCGGATCGAGGGTGACATCCGCACCGCGGTCGCCAGCATCCCGATCCCGCTGATGGACGACTTCGGCTGGAACGAGTGGAGCCTGCCCGGCGGCACCGAGCTGGACGACGCCCGCGACGGGGAGAGCCAGTCCGGCTTCCTCGCCTCCCTGCGCAGCGACTACGGGCAGCACCCGGAGCTGTACGCCGACGGCGCGTTCCGCGACAAGGCCGACGACCTCGAGGCGACCATGAAGGTCGACGGCAACGCCAGCGACCAGAAGCGTGGCGGCTGGTGGGACACCAAGTCGCATCTGGACAACTGGTACCGGGACAACCAGGTGGCCGCCAACAAGGCGATGTCGCCGCTGCCCACGGCGGTGGAGACCGAGCGCCCCAAGCTGGCCGTGCCCCAGCCGGCCAGCAGCATCGACGACGGCTACCGCCCGGACACCCGTACCCCGCCGTCGGGCCTGCCGGACACCGGCCTGCCGGGCGGCGGTGGTGGCGGCGGCGGTGGCGCCGGCAAGATGCCCTCGCTCGGCAGCACCGGGATCGGCGGTGGCGCCGGTGGCGGTGGTGGCGGCTCGTTCACGCCCCCGCCGACCCTCGACGGCGGCGACTTCGGCGGTGGCGGCTCCGGCGGTCCCGGCTCGCACGTGCCGCCGGTCACCGGCGGTGTCCCCGGCTCCGGCAGCGGCTACCCGGGCTCCGGCGGCCACGACTACGGCACCGGCCTGGCCGGCGCCGGCGGGCCGGGCACGATCACGGCCGGCGGCCCGGGCAGCGGCTTCGGCGGCGGTGGCGGCGGGCTGGGCACGGCCGGCCCGGGTGGCGGCTTCGGCGGCGGTGGGGCCGGTCTCGGCTCCGCCGGCGGCATCGGTGGCGGCGGTCTCGGCGCGGCCGGCGGGATGGGCGTGGGCGCGCTGCCCGGCATGGTGGGTGGCGGCAACGGCAAGGTTCCGCCGCTGACCAGCGCGGCCAACGCGGTGCGCGGCGCCACCGGCGCGGGCGCCGGCGGTGCCCGCGGCGGGATGGCCGGCGCCGGGATGATGGGCGGCGGCGGCATGATGGGCGGTCGCGGCGGCGCCGGGCACGGCGGGGGCGGTGGCGAGCACTCGTCGTGGTTGACTGAGGACGACGATCCGTGGGGTTCCGGTGACGCTGGGTCTCCGGGCATCCTGCGATGAGGACGGACGGATGAGGGTGTACGTCGGCGCGCTCCGGCCGGTGGCGGCCGGGTTGCTGGCCGGCCTGATGGTGCTGGGGGCCGCCCAGCCGGCGGGCGCCGCGCCGCGCCGGGCCGAGCAGTGGTACCTGGACGAGCTGCGGATCGACCGGGCGCACCAGATCTCCACCGGTCGGGGTGTCGTGGTCGGGCTGGTGGACACCGGCGTCGACGCCGGCCACCCGGACCTGCGCGGCCGGGTGCTCCGCGGGGCCAGCACCCGCGACTCCGGCGACGGCCGGCGCGACCCGGAAGGCCACGGCACCCACATGGCCGGGATCATCGCGGCCAACGGCGCCGGAGTGGACGGCATCGCGCCGGACGCCCGGATCCTGCCCATCCGGAAGCCGCCCGGCACGTCGTTCACCGTGGAGGACTCCGCGACCGGCATCCGGATGGCGGTCGACGGCGGCGCGAAGGTGATCAACCTGTCCTACGGCAGCACGGGCGCCGTCGACGAGGGCGAGGTGGCCGCGGTCCGGTACGCGCTGGAGCGCGACGTGGTCGTGGTGGCCGGCGCCGGCAACGTCCGGCAGCTCGGTCCGGACATCGCCGCCCCCGCCAAGTTCCCCGGGGTGATCGCGGTGACCGGCACCAGCCGGGGCGGCGGCTTCTGGAGCGGCTCGGCGCAGGGGCCGGAGGCGGTGATCGCCGCGCCGGGGGACGAGGTCTACAACATCGGCCGGGACCGGGGCTACGGCTGGGGCGACGGCACCTCCGACTCCAGTGCCATCGTGTCCGGCGTCGCGGCGCTGATCCGGTCGAAGTACCCGAAGCTCTCCGCGCCCGACGTGATCAACCGGATCATCCGCACCGCCCGGGACGCCGGGCCGCCCGGCCGCGATCCGCGTTACGGCTTCGGCCGGATCGACCCGGTGGCGGCGCTCACCGCCGACGTCCCGTCGGTGTCGGCGAACCCGCTGCTGGGTGGCGCCACCGCCGCGCCGGGCGCGTCCTCGCCCGCGGCGGCCGGCGAGGACGACAACTTCGACGTGACCGAGTACGGCGACCGGGGCGGCCCGACCGACCAGCAGGTGATGGTGGTCGGTATCGGGATCGCGGTGGCGCTGGTGGTGCTGCTGGCGTTGGTGGGGTTCCTGATCTGGAACCGGCGCCGGCACCGCCGCGAGCTGGCCCGGGCGGGTGACGTCCCGGACGAGGTGCTCGACCGGATGGACGCCGGCGCCCACGGTCCGCCGGTCCGGACCGGCCCGAGCCCCTACGCGCCACCCCCCGGACCCCGGAACCCGCCGGGCCGGGACCGCCCCTGACGACCGACTGCCGATCGCGAGGCCGGCGGGCGGCTCGGAGATCGACTCCGCCGCCGACCTCGTGGTCACCGGCGTGTGCCGGCCGGTCCGGCCGGCCCCCGGTCGCGGGCCGCGGCCGTGGCTGCGCCAGGATGGGGCGGACACGCAGGCACATCCGAGGAGCTCACGATCGCCAGAAAGCCTCAACCCGAGGGCGGCCAGGCGCCCGTCGTCCAGCGGGTCCGCATCCGGTACGCCAA encodes:
- the mycP gene encoding type VII secretion-associated serine protease mycosin, producing MRVYVGALRPVAAGLLAGLMVLGAAQPAGAAPRRAEQWYLDELRIDRAHQISTGRGVVVGLVDTGVDAGHPDLRGRVLRGASTRDSGDGRRDPEGHGTHMAGIIAANGAGVDGIAPDARILPIRKPPGTSFTVEDSATGIRMAVDGGAKVINLSYGSTGAVDEGEVAAVRYALERDVVVVAGAGNVRQLGPDIAAPAKFPGVIAVTGTSRGGGFWSGSAQGPEAVIAAPGDEVYNIGRDRGYGWGDGTSDSSAIVSGVAALIRSKYPKLSAPDVINRIIRTARDAGPPGRDPRYGFGRIDPVAALTADVPSVSANPLLGGATAAPGASSPAAAGEDDNFDVTEYGDRGGPTDQQVMVVGIGIAVALVVLLALVGFLIWNRRRHRRELARAGDVPDEVLDRMDAGAHGPPVRTGPSPYAPPPGPRNPPGRDRP
- a CDS encoding TIGR03960 family B12-binding radical SAM protein encodes the protein MSAPSTTPRPPAANSVWPRLEPLLPQVTKPIQYVGGELGAVVKDWDAATVRWALMYPDAYEVGLPNQGVQILYEVLNELPDVLAERTYAVWPDLERLMREHRVPQFTVDAHRPVRDFDVFGVSFSTELGYTNLLTAIDLAGIPLLAADRTDADPVIVAGGHAAFNPEPIADFVDAAVLGDGEEAVLEITAIVREWKAEGAPGGRDELLLRLARTESVYVPRFYDVDYLPDGRIQRVVPNRPDVPFRVHKRTTMDLDAWPYPKKPLVPLAETVHERYAVEIFRGCTRGCRFCQAGMITRPVRERSITTVGQMVQQGLEFSGFHEVGLLSLSSADHSEIGDMCSGLAEQYAGTNVSLSLPSTRVDAFNIDLAQELSRNGRRTGLTFAPEGGSERIRKVINKMVSKEDLIRTVVTAYSNGWRQVKLYFMCGLPTETDDDVLEIADMAHEVIRAGRAATGSKDIRCTVSIGGFVPKPHTPFQWASMATPEVIDNRLKLLKQAINSDRSLGRAIGFRYHDGEPSLIEGLLSRGDRRVGAVIRRVWENGGRFDGWSEHFSYRRWVDAAAETLPAFGVDLDWYTTREREELEVLPWDHLDSGLDKDWLWQDWQDSMSEYEQDDCRWTPCFDCGVCPSMDTEIQIGPTGRKLLPLTPVGGLRQPAAAQG